A genomic stretch from Haloferax sp. Atlit-12N includes:
- a CDS encoding HAD family hydrolase: protein MAVTFDLFGTLVDAEYPSDPGAAVADALREYGVAVPDDWDDAYREVHIDAPEGAEVPLPAHVAAALRSRGVASPDNAARRAVITAFDPEVTTRPGAVEAVAAAREAGPVGLLSNCSVPELVARTLIRSDLDRRGFDDITTSVACGWRKPHQQAFEAAARGLGVDAAELVHVGDDPDSDGGIEAVGGRFVNLRETTLESVAARLRAGEDPCP from the coding sequence GTGGCAGTCACGTTCGACCTCTTCGGCACGCTCGTCGACGCCGAGTACCCGTCAGACCCCGGTGCGGCGGTCGCAGACGCGCTCCGCGAGTACGGCGTCGCCGTCCCCGACGACTGGGATGACGCCTACCGCGAGGTCCACATCGACGCGCCCGAGGGCGCGGAAGTCCCGCTTCCGGCCCACGTCGCCGCGGCGCTTCGCTCTCGGGGCGTCGCCTCCCCGGACAACGCCGCCCGCCGCGCGGTCATCACGGCGTTCGACCCCGAGGTGACCACTCGTCCCGGCGCGGTCGAAGCGGTCGCTGCTGCCCGCGAGGCCGGCCCGGTCGGCCTCCTCTCGAACTGTTCCGTTCCCGAACTCGTCGCGCGGACGCTCATCCGGTCGGACCTCGACCGGCGCGGCTTCGACGACATCACGACGAGCGTCGCCTGCGGGTGGCGGAAACCCCACCAACAGGCCTTCGAGGCGGCGGCCCGCGGCCTCGGCGTCGATGCGGCCGAACTGGTCCACGTCGGCGACGACCCGGACTCCGATGGCGGCATCGAGGCGGTCGGCGGCCGATTCGTGAACCTGCGGGAGACGACGCTCGAATCGGTCGCGGCGAGACTGCGCGCCGGGGAGGACCCGTGTCCGTGA
- a CDS encoding zinc ribbon domain-containing protein, translated as MSKITFRADDALVERLDRLDTSKSEVMREALRQYLDELERDDAADDDMSDTDGLDGALSARVEELVDERLDERLPSLVEEAVAARESGRPTPSELNVNINVDGSSDESSVNAGVDQESGSNAVRKTRGELDAPEAGTPEMNCGQCGESVGSDHVYCPNCGEKTSHRVFCECGDELRSDWAFCPDCGRRTPAADVLEQS; from the coding sequence ATGAGTAAAATCACGTTCCGCGCCGACGACGCCCTCGTCGAGCGCTTGGACCGCCTCGACACCTCGAAGAGCGAGGTGATGCGCGAGGCGCTCCGCCAGTACCTCGACGAACTGGAACGTGACGACGCCGCGGACGACGACATGTCCGACACCGACGGCCTCGACGGCGCGCTCTCGGCACGGGTCGAGGAACTCGTCGACGAGCGACTCGACGAACGACTCCCGTCGCTCGTCGAGGAAGCGGTGGCGGCCCGCGAGTCCGGGCGTCCGACGCCCTCCGAGCTGAACGTCAACATCAACGTCGATGGTTCGAGCGACGAATCCAGCGTAAACGCGGGAGTAGACCAGGAATCGGGTTCGAATGCGGTTCGTAAGACACGGGGCGAACTGGACGCTCCGGAGGCAGGCACTCCCGAGATGAACTGTGGCCAATGTGGCGAATCCGTGGGTTCAGACCACGTGTACTGCCCGAACTGCGGAGAGAAAACCTCCCATCGCGTGTTCTGCGAATGCGGCGACGAACTCCGCTCTGATTGGGCGTTCTGCCCCGACTGCGGTCGTCGGACGCCTGCGGCTGACGTCTTGGAACAATCATAA
- a CDS encoding ribbon-helix-helix domain-containing protein, protein MERVTLRIPKQQIEEVERMVETGEFPNRSEAIRSAVRDMLNEQTTDKRQRESTSKRGWAKV, encoded by the coding sequence ATGGAGCGTGTGACACTACGAATTCCGAAGCAGCAAATCGAGGAGGTCGAGCGGATGGTCGAGACGGGAGAGTTCCCGAACCGATCCGAAGCCATCCGTTCCGCCGTTCGCGATATGCTCAACGAACAGACTACTGACAAGCGACAGCGCGAATCTACCAGCAAGCGCGGCTGGGCAAAGGTGTAA
- a CDS encoding nicotinate-nucleotide--dimethylbenzimidazole phosphoribosyltransferase: protein MRVVLVAGTTETAKIPGISAAGADPSLVGHTPSADAEIIEYGEPVRSPVTPVSPTGCPTPAAVTRAVKQLTGFDVLTVDAGLAKPSAAPTIDVGARPGRDIRESEPVPTAPGAFEAARRMGLALPEDELVIGETVPGGTTTALAVFRALGEEFPVSSSLPDNPTSLKEEVVAEAFEASDVEPGFAAHKPRRAARYLGDPVLPVVAGLTVGALENGIDVTLGGGTQLLAAAALARHAGANGDLTLATTSYLADDVPELADAADALDVDLTVTDPGFETHPLDRYDAGEAKEGAGMGGALMLADRMGVLDDVEAATLDVLSTLDPDAVETGTATADAAGADTEADADIDDGP from the coding sequence ATGCGAGTAGTCCTCGTCGCCGGCACGACCGAGACGGCGAAGATTCCCGGCATCAGCGCCGCCGGCGCGGACCCCTCGCTCGTCGGTCACACGCCGAGCGCCGACGCCGAAATCATCGAGTACGGCGAGCCCGTCCGCTCGCCGGTGACGCCGGTCAGTCCGACGGGCTGTCCGACGCCTGCGGCCGTCACCCGCGCCGTCAAGCAACTCACCGGCTTCGACGTGCTCACCGTGGACGCCGGCCTCGCGAAGCCGAGCGCCGCGCCGACCATCGACGTGGGCGCGCGACCCGGCCGCGACATCCGCGAGAGCGAACCGGTCCCGACCGCCCCCGGTGCGTTCGAGGCGGCCCGGCGGATGGGCCTCGCGCTCCCCGAGGACGAACTCGTCATCGGCGAGACCGTCCCCGGCGGGACGACCACGGCGCTCGCGGTGTTCCGCGCGCTCGGCGAGGAGTTCCCCGTCTCGTCGTCGCTGCCGGACAACCCGACGAGCCTGAAAGAGGAGGTCGTCGCCGAGGCGTTCGAAGCCAGCGACGTCGAACCCGGCTTCGCGGCCCACAAGCCCCGGCGCGCCGCCCGTTATCTCGGCGACCCGGTGCTTCCGGTCGTGGCCGGACTCACCGTCGGCGCGCTCGAAAACGGCATCGACGTGACGCTCGGCGGCGGAACCCAACTGCTCGCGGCCGCCGCGCTCGCCCGCCACGCCGGCGCGAACGGCGACCTGACGCTCGCCACCACCTCGTATCTCGCCGACGACGTGCCCGAACTGGCCGACGCCGCAGACGCGCTCGACGTGGACCTGACGGTCACTGACCCCGGCTTCGAGACGCACCCGCTGGACCGCTACGACGCGGGCGAGGCCAAGGAGGGTGCGGGTATGGGCGGCGCGCTCATGCTCGCCGACCGAATGGGTGTCCTCGACGACGTGGAGGCGGCCACGCTCGACGTGCTCTCGACGTTGGACCCCGACGCGGTCGAGACCGGGACCGCGACGGCCGACGCTGCCGGGGCCGACACCGAGGCTGACGCCGACATCGACGATGGACCCTGA
- a CDS encoding aldo/keto reductase: MDSRPLGTTGFDVSEVALGTWQLGGSWGPVTDEEAYDAIETALDAGIDFLDTADVYGDGDSERRIGDVLADRDDDVTVATKAGRRLDPHEADGYNRENLERFVDRSRDNLGVDSLDLVQLHCPPRDVYYQPEVFDALSDLRDTGKIDHYGVSVEKVEDALKAIEYDGVETVQIIFNPLRQRPAEQFFREAKRRNVGVIVRVPLASGLLTGALSEDAEFGEDDHRNYNRNGEAFDVGETFAGIPFEDGLAAADEIQEVVPEEVSLAQFTLRWILSFDAVSTIIPGSKTPAHIRDNVAAASLPPLSAAQFKRVEEAYDAYAREHVHHRW; the protein is encoded by the coding sequence ATGGATTCTCGACCGCTCGGTACGACTGGATTCGACGTTTCAGAAGTCGCGCTGGGAACGTGGCAACTCGGCGGTAGCTGGGGCCCGGTGACCGACGAGGAGGCGTACGACGCCATCGAGACGGCGCTCGACGCGGGCATCGACTTCCTCGACACCGCCGACGTGTACGGTGACGGCGACAGCGAACGGCGAATCGGCGATGTGCTCGCCGACCGCGACGACGACGTCACCGTCGCCACCAAGGCGGGGCGACGACTCGACCCGCACGAGGCGGACGGCTACAACCGCGAGAATCTCGAACGGTTCGTGGACCGAAGCCGGGACAACCTCGGCGTGGACTCGCTGGACCTCGTTCAACTTCACTGCCCGCCGCGAGACGTGTACTACCAGCCCGAGGTGTTCGACGCCCTTTCGGACCTCCGCGACACCGGGAAGATAGACCACTACGGCGTGAGCGTCGAGAAGGTCGAAGACGCCCTCAAGGCCATCGAGTACGACGGCGTTGAGACGGTACAGATAATCTTCAATCCGCTCCGACAGCGGCCCGCGGAGCAGTTCTTCCGGGAGGCGAAGCGCCGGAACGTCGGCGTCATCGTCCGCGTCCCGCTCGCGTCGGGCCTACTCACGGGCGCGCTCTCCGAAGATGCCGAGTTCGGCGAGGACGACCACCGGAACTACAACCGAAACGGTGAGGCGTTCGACGTGGGCGAGACGTTCGCCGGAATCCCGTTCGAAGACGGCCTCGCCGCCGCGGACGAAATACAGGAGGTCGTCCCCGAGGAAGTCTCGCTCGCGCAGTTCACGCTCCGCTGGATTCTCTCGTTCGACGCCGTGAGCACCATCATCCCGGGGTCGAAGACGCCGGCGCACATCCGCGACAACGTCGCCGCGGCGTCGCTCCCGCCGCTGTCGGCAGCCCAGTTCAAGCGCGTCGAAGAAGCGTACGACGCGTACGCGCGCGAGCACGTTCACCATCGCTGGTGA
- the ftsZ gene encoding cell division protein FtsZ: MQDIVREAMERDEAERKTQSSLEDSDDQFGDPRIVIVGAGGAGNNTINRLYNIGVEGADTVAINTDKQHLKMIEADTKILVGKSLTQGLGAGGDPSMGERATEMAQGTIKDVLGDADLVFVTAGMGGGTGTGAAPVVAKIAKEQGAIVVGMVSTPFNVERARTVKAEEGLENLRNEADSIIVLDNNRLLDYVPNLPIGKAFSVMDQIIAETVKGISETITQPSLINLDYADMSTIMNQGGVAVMLVGETQDKNKTQEVVNDAMNHPLLDVDYRGASGGLVHITGGPDLTLKEAEGIASNITERLEAAANVIWGARIQDEYKGKVRVMAIMTGVQSAQVLGPTTQKQADKSRQSIQSRETQQQQQSGSSSEFDSSERAQTAQSGTWSDGGRDEVEKNNGLDVIR, translated from the coding sequence ATGCAGGATATCGTTCGCGAGGCGATGGAACGGGACGAGGCCGAGCGCAAGACGCAGTCGTCGCTCGAAGACAGCGACGACCAGTTCGGTGACCCGCGAATCGTCATCGTCGGCGCCGGTGGTGCTGGCAACAACACCATCAACCGCCTGTACAACATCGGTGTCGAGGGGGCCGACACGGTCGCCATCAACACCGACAAGCAGCACCTGAAGATGATCGAAGCGGACACGAAAATCCTCGTCGGGAAGTCCCTGACGCAGGGTCTCGGTGCCGGTGGTGACCCGTCGATGGGTGAACGTGCGACCGAGATGGCACAGGGCACGATCAAAGACGTGCTCGGCGATGCCGACCTCGTGTTCGTCACCGCGGGGATGGGCGGTGGCACCGGGACCGGTGCGGCCCCCGTCGTCGCGAAGATCGCAAAGGAGCAGGGCGCAATCGTCGTGGGTATGGTCTCGACTCCGTTCAACGTCGAGCGCGCCCGCACGGTCAAGGCCGAGGAGGGACTCGAAAACCTCCGCAACGAGGCCGACTCCATCATCGTGCTGGACAACAACCGCCTCCTCGATTACGTCCCGAACCTGCCCATCGGCAAGGCGTTCTCGGTCATGGACCAGATCATCGCCGAGACCGTCAAGGGCATCTCGGAGACGATTACCCAACCGTCGCTCATCAACCTCGACTACGCCGACATGTCGACTATCATGAACCAGGGCGGCGTCGCGGTGATGCTCGTCGGCGAGACGCAAGACAAGAACAAGACCCAAGAAGTGGTCAACGACGCGATGAACCACCCGCTTCTCGACGTGGACTACCGCGGTGCGTCCGGCGGACTCGTCCACATCACGGGCGGCCCCGACCTCACGCTGAAGGAGGCCGAGGGAATCGCGAGCAACATCACCGAACGACTGGAAGCCGCCGCGAACGTCATCTGGGGCGCTCGCATTCAGGACGAGTACAAGGGGAAAGTCCGCGTCATGGCCATCATGACGGGCGTCCAGTCCGCGCAGGTCCTCGGCCCGACGACGCAGAAGCAGGCCGACAAGTCGCGTCAGAGCATCCAGTCGCGCGAGACGCAGCAACAACAGCAGTCGGGTTCAAGCTCGGAGTTCGATAGCTCGGAACGAGCCCAGACGGCGCAGAGTGGCACGTGGTCCGACGGCGGCCGCGACGAAGTCGAGAAGAACAACGGTCTCGACGTCATCCGGTAA
- the cobS gene encoding adenosylcobinamide-GDP ribazoletransferase: MVLTALRGALGFLTRLPVGGDESNWDAFRRAPVTFPLVGYVVGALAALPLLLPLPIPTAAALYLVTLYLVTGVTHADGLADLGDAAVVHGDADRRLSVLKDSQTGVGGLLAFGLTFVVLALGAFGLAGAGGRVGLTAAVAIALAAEVGAKAGMATLVCLGAPAHEGLGSALVGENSPSGLLAVAVACLPVVALAPVTGGPAVVAALCCGPVVALLVRSWGRARLGGVSGDLLGATNELARAAAVHVGVVTWTLS, encoded by the coding sequence GTGGTTCTGACCGCCCTCCGCGGCGCGCTCGGCTTCCTCACCCGCCTCCCCGTCGGCGGCGACGAGTCGAACTGGGACGCTTTCAGGCGCGCGCCCGTGACGTTCCCGCTCGTCGGCTACGTCGTCGGCGCGCTGGCCGCGCTCCCGCTGTTACTCCCCCTGCCGATTCCGACCGCGGCCGCGCTGTACCTCGTGACGCTGTATCTCGTGACGGGCGTCACCCACGCCGACGGCCTCGCGGACCTCGGCGACGCCGCGGTCGTTCACGGCGATGCCGACCGGCGGCTGTCGGTCCTGAAGGACTCACAGACCGGCGTCGGCGGCCTGCTCGCGTTCGGGCTGACGTTCGTCGTCCTCGCGCTCGGCGCGTTCGGCCTCGCGGGCGCGGGTGGTCGCGTCGGCCTCACGGCCGCCGTCGCAATCGCGCTCGCCGCCGAGGTCGGCGCGAAAGCCGGCATGGCGACGTTGGTCTGTCTCGGCGCGCCCGCCCACGAGGGACTCGGCTCGGCGCTCGTCGGCGAGAACAGCCCGTCGGGGCTCCTCGCCGTCGCCGTGGCCTGTCTCCCGGTCGTCGCGCTCGCGCCGGTCACGGGCGGCCCCGCGGTCGTCGCCGCGCTCTGCTGCGGGCCGGTCGTCGCGCTCCTCGTCCGCTCGTGGGGTCGGGCCCGACTCGGCGGCGTCTCGGGCGACCTGCTGGGCGCGACGAACGAACTGGCCCGCGCCGCGGCCGTCCACGTGGGGGTGGTGACGTGGACGCTCTCGTGA
- a CDS encoding RNA-guided endonuclease TnpB family protein → MAKQVVTRTYTASIRNQQQVSDDLDSLGFSASKLWNVGRWVCDRVWTEIGHIPGHNELTSYLKSHERYDDLHSQSSQRVLQELAEAFTGWYGKRRNGDTKANPPKYRKHGDEHPRSTVTFKAAGFKLDTKYERVRLSKGSNLKEYWSDFILCEYQTRPDVDLSTVESVQQVRAVWTGDEWELHFVCKVEIEVAEAHGEKTVGVDLGINNFATLAYEGSHSELYPLNCLKQDDYYFSKRIARCDDSESVQATRLNQKKSARRTHYFHTLSKHIVQRCVDEEVGTIVVGDLSGIREDEGNGESKNWGKHGNLDLHSWAFDRFIDLVEYKAKMEGITVERVSERDTSKSCSCCGRKRNSNRVERGLYVCDDCGVVANADVNGAENIRQKVSPSSPSLSVNRSNGWLAQPSTFLFDKETGAFAPQEQVTS, encoded by the coding sequence ATGGCGAAACAGGTTGTCACCCGCACCTATACTGCTTCCATCAGGAACCAGCAACAGGTGTCTGACGACCTCGATTCGCTCGGGTTCTCAGCCTCGAAACTCTGGAACGTCGGACGGTGGGTTTGCGACCGAGTGTGGACAGAAATAGGTCACATTCCCGGTCACAACGAACTCACCTCGTACCTGAAGTCGCACGAACGCTACGATGACCTGCATTCTCAGTCAAGTCAGCGAGTCCTGCAAGAACTCGCTGAAGCGTTCACCGGCTGGTACGGCAAACGACGCAACGGAGACACGAAAGCGAACCCACCGAAGTACCGCAAACACGGCGACGAACACCCGCGAAGCACGGTCACGTTCAAAGCCGCTGGCTTCAAACTCGACACTAAGTACGAACGAGTCCGACTCTCGAAAGGGTCGAATCTCAAAGAGTATTGGTCGGACTTCATCCTCTGCGAGTACCAGACTCGCCCTGACGTTGACCTCTCTACCGTTGAAAGCGTTCAACAGGTTCGAGCGGTTTGGACTGGTGACGAGTGGGAGCTACACTTCGTGTGCAAGGTCGAAATAGAGGTTGCTGAAGCACACGGTGAGAAAACGGTGGGTGTTGACCTCGGCATCAACAACTTCGCCACACTCGCCTACGAAGGCAGTCACAGCGAACTGTATCCACTCAACTGTCTGAAGCAGGACGACTACTACTTCAGTAAACGGATCGCTCGCTGTGACGACTCTGAATCTGTGCAAGCGACACGGTTGAATCAGAAGAAGTCGGCTCGCCGCACCCACTACTTCCACACTCTCTCCAAACACATCGTCCAGCGATGTGTGGACGAAGAAGTTGGAACGATTGTGGTGGGCGACCTCTCTGGCATTCGAGAAGATGAGGGGAACGGTGAGTCGAAGAACTGGGGTAAGCACGGCAACCTTGACCTGCACTCGTGGGCGTTTGACCGCTTCATCGACCTCGTTGAATACAAGGCCAAGATGGAGGGCATCACGGTCGAACGAGTGTCTGAGCGAGATACGTCGAAGTCGTGTTCATGCTGTGGTCGTAAACGTAACTCGAACCGTGTTGAGCGTGGGTTGTACGTGTGTGATGACTGCGGTGTGGTGGCGAACGCGGATGTAAACGGTGCTGAGAACATTCGACAGAAAGTATCTCCGAGTTCACCGAGTCTTTCGGTGAATAGGAGTAACGGCTGGTTGGCACAGCCTTCGACGTTCTTGTTTGACAAGGAAACTGGTGCGTTCGCACCTCAAGAACAGGTCACGTCGTAA
- a CDS encoding adenosylcobinamide amidohydrolase encodes MFEATRRDGVCRLIRPDTRWLSTGYAGGESQADAAFNVTVPEGWPETDLDAYVERRLSAAEFDERGPTLLTGVGQEHARRARFGPVEVVATAGVSNPAELPIDGESMGKCDESDTSDAAVVGDAERDGSVGTVNVFVGTTRSLEPGALANLVAVAVEAKAATLLARCGAPGTTTDAVVAACDPTGDSVTFSGSATEVGNAARVCVRDAVLASIDSRYDADPIPRGVDEASYGVVADDRATVSSI; translated from the coding sequence ATGTTTGAGGCGACGCGCCGCGACGGCGTCTGTCGGCTGATTCGTCCGGACACGCGCTGGCTCTCGACGGGCTACGCCGGCGGCGAGTCGCAGGCCGATGCCGCGTTCAACGTCACCGTCCCCGAGGGCTGGCCCGAGACGGACCTCGACGCGTACGTCGAGCGGCGGCTCTCGGCGGCCGAGTTCGATGAGCGCGGGCCGACACTCCTGACGGGCGTGGGGCAGGAACACGCCCGACGCGCCCGGTTCGGCCCGGTCGAGGTGGTCGCCACCGCGGGCGTGTCGAACCCGGCGGAGCTCCCGATAGACGGCGAGTCGATGGGGAAGTGCGACGAGTCAGACACGTCTGACGCGGCAGTCGTCGGCGACGCCGAGCGAGACGGCTCGGTCGGCACGGTCAACGTTTTCGTCGGGACGACCCGGTCGCTGGAGCCGGGTGCGCTTGCGAACCTCGTCGCCGTGGCCGTCGAGGCGAAGGCGGCGACGCTCCTCGCGCGTTGCGGCGCGCCGGGGACGACGACCGACGCGGTCGTCGCCGCGTGCGACCCCACCGGCGACTCGGTGACGTTCTCGGGGAGCGCGACCGAAGTCGGCAACGCGGCGCGGGTCTGCGTCCGCGACGCGGTGCTCGCGAGCATCGATTCGCGGTACGACGCCGACCCGATTCCGCGGGGCGTCGACGAGGCGAGCTACGGCGTCGTCGCCGACGACCGCGCGACCGTCTCTTCGATTTGA
- a CDS encoding CobD/CbiB family cobalamin biosynthesis protein, whose amino-acid sequence MSVTAAAAVVAAAALDRGFAEPPARIHPVALFGRLVSPVDREWARPTLVGALAAVALPAFAAGVAAGATWAATLVSPWLGAAVAALALFSTTSLRMLLDAAETVVSATADESDLDAARYELRALAGRDPSSLSAADIRSAAVESAAENLADGLVAPLLAFTLLAPVSLPFAVGAAAWVKGVNTLDSMLGYRHKPVGRVPARLDDAVMWLPARVSAVLLAVVAGAPATVTRAGELARRPSSPNSGWPMATLAVLLETRLEKPGHYLLDGGPEAPDAATAARGVRLVSRAGLAAFAVAGVVAWF is encoded by the coding sequence GTGTCCGTGACCGCCGCGGCCGCCGTCGTCGCCGCCGCGGCGCTCGACCGGGGCTTCGCCGAACCCCCGGCGCGCATCCACCCGGTCGCGCTGTTCGGACGACTCGTCTCCCCCGTCGACCGCGAGTGGGCCCGTCCGACGCTCGTCGGCGCGCTCGCGGCCGTCGCGCTCCCGGCGTTCGCCGCGGGCGTCGCCGCGGGTGCGACGTGGGCTGCGACGCTCGTTTCGCCGTGGCTCGGCGCGGCCGTCGCCGCGCTCGCGCTGTTTTCGACCACGAGCCTTCGGATGCTCCTCGATGCGGCCGAGACGGTCGTCTCGGCGACCGCGGACGAATCCGACCTCGACGCCGCCCGGTACGAACTCCGGGCGCTGGCCGGGCGCGACCCGTCGTCGCTCTCGGCGGCCGACATCCGGAGCGCCGCCGTCGAGAGCGCCGCGGAGAATCTCGCCGACGGCCTCGTCGCCCCGTTGCTCGCGTTTACGCTCCTCGCGCCCGTCTCGCTCCCGTTCGCGGTCGGCGCGGCCGCATGGGTCAAAGGCGTCAACACGCTCGACTCGATGCTCGGCTACCGACACAAGCCGGTCGGTCGCGTGCCGGCCCGCCTCGACGACGCGGTGATGTGGCTCCCGGCGCGCGTCTCGGCCGTCTTACTGGCCGTCGTCGCCGGCGCGCCGGCCACGGTGACGCGGGCCGGCGAGTTGGCACGGCGGCCGTCGTCGCCCAACTCGGGATGGCCGATGGCGACGCTCGCGGTCCTCCTTGAGACGCGACTGGAAAAGCCCGGTCACTACCTGCTCGACGGCGGTCCCGAGGCTCCCGACGCGGCGACCGCCGCGCGGGGCGTCCGACTCGTCTCGCGGGCGGGCCTCGCCGCGTTCGCCGTCGCGGGGGTGGTCGCGTGGTTCTGA
- a CDS encoding NTP transferase domain-containing protein, giving the protein MCGGRGTRLDAPVEKPLVDICGRPMLDRVAAALRDSSVERVRAVTSPHTPNTRDRAADLGLDPIEAPGDGYVSDLGFALDRVSRPVVTVVADLPLVAPEHVDAVVSAADGGAATACVPVELKWDLGASVDDALVFDHEGTAVCPTGLGVVGPADAEAGTHTDTDTDTDTHPTMYLSTDSRLALNVNRPTDIALAEDRCE; this is encoded by the coding sequence ATGTGCGGCGGCCGCGGCACCCGCCTCGACGCGCCGGTCGAAAAGCCGCTCGTGGACATCTGCGGGCGGCCCATGCTCGACCGAGTCGCCGCGGCGCTCCGCGATTCGAGCGTCGAGCGCGTCCGCGCGGTCACCTCGCCGCACACGCCGAACACCCGCGACCGCGCCGCCGACCTCGGCCTCGACCCCATCGAGGCTCCCGGCGACGGCTACGTCTCCGACCTCGGATTCGCGCTTGACCGCGTCTCCCGGCCGGTCGTCACCGTCGTCGCCGACCTGCCGCTCGTGGCTCCCGAACACGTCGATGCGGTCGTTTCGGCCGCAGACGGCGGGGCCGCCACCGCGTGCGTCCCCGTCGAACTGAAGTGGGACCTCGGAGCCAGCGTCGACGACGCGCTCGTCTTCGACCACGAGGGGACCGCCGTCTGCCCGACCGGACTGGGCGTCGTCGGTCCCGCGGACGCTGAGGCGGGAACCCATACTGACACCGACACCGACACCGACACTCACCCGACTATGTACCTCTCCACCGACTCCAGACTCGCACTCAACGTGAACCGCCCGACAGACATCGCGCTCGCGGAGGACCGATGCGAGTAG
- the cobD gene encoding threonine-phosphate decarboxylase CobD yields MDPESVRTGSRVPHGGTTDPTVLDFSANTNPERPDGVEAVYREAFDASTRYPDDDYADFRGAAGDYVGCVPAAVVPTAGGLEALRLAFEVTLSPGDTALVPQPSFGEYDREIRLQGAEPVPVAHDAILDADPADHAVAVVCTPNNPTGELAPADDLRAFAARCREVDTVLVVDEAFLDFTDEPSLAGESGVVVARSLTKMFGLPGIRAGFAVATGDLGDRLAVARRAWSLSTPAAAVGTYCMDDAEFVSRTRERVADERERLRETLSEAFDVYPSDAPFFLLDVGDRDVDAVVETARDHGVAIRDATTFPTLDSHVRVAVKRPDENDELLRALAAVATDV; encoded by the coding sequence ATGGACCCTGAATCCGTCCGGACGGGGAGCCGCGTCCCTCACGGCGGGACGACCGACCCGACCGTCCTCGACTTCAGCGCGAACACGAACCCCGAGCGTCCCGACGGCGTCGAGGCGGTGTACCGCGAGGCGTTCGACGCCTCGACCCGCTACCCCGACGACGACTACGCTGACTTCCGGGGAGCCGCCGGCGACTACGTCGGCTGTGTCCCTGCAGCGGTCGTGCCGACCGCGGGCGGTCTCGAAGCCCTGCGACTCGCGTTCGAGGTGACGCTCTCACCCGGCGACACCGCGCTCGTCCCTCAACCAAGTTTTGGAGAGTACGACCGTGAAATTCGCCTGCAGGGCGCGGAGCCGGTTCCCGTCGCCCACGACGCGATACTCGATGCCGACCCCGCGGACCACGCGGTCGCAGTCGTCTGCACGCCGAACAACCCGACGGGCGAACTCGCGCCCGCCGACGACCTCCGGGCGTTCGCGGCGCGCTGCCGCGAGGTCGACACGGTCCTCGTCGTCGACGAGGCGTTCCTCGATTTCACCGACGAACCGAGCCTCGCGGGCGAATCCGGCGTCGTCGTCGCTCGCTCGCTGACGAAGATGTTCGGCCTGCCGGGCATCCGCGCCGGCTTCGCCGTCGCCACCGGCGACCTCGGCGACCGACTCGCCGTGGCCCGGCGGGCGTGGTCGCTCTCCACGCCCGCGGCCGCCGTCGGCACGTACTGCATGGACGACGCCGAGTTCGTCTCGCGCACGCGAGAGCGCGTCGCGGACGAGCGCGAGCGACTCCGCGAGACGCTGTCCGAGGCCTTCGACGTGTACCCGTCGGACGCGCCGTTTTTCCTCCTCGACGTCGGCGACCGCGACGTGGACGCGGTGGTCGAGACCGCCCGCGACCACGGGGTCGCCATCCGGGACGCGACGACGTTTCCGACGCTCGACTCGCACGTCCGCGTCGCGGTGAAACGCCCCGACGAGAACGACGAACTGCTCCGGGCGCTCGCCGCCGTCGCCACCGATGTTTGA
- a CDS encoding peroxiredoxin, whose protein sequence is MSLQGTEAPDFTLERTAGDDVTLSETLETGPTVVLINRGTWCSFCAEQLQTFDQVAYDLWFNDGVDVVPIVTSDLGDVVEMRDRFDFDFQLAADPEGEVAEQYSGTEKTSHGVTGIAGTYVIDEDGIVQYEQVADHPADRTYGNWVRYFIRNDYEDVFES, encoded by the coding sequence ATGAGCCTACAGGGAACCGAAGCACCCGACTTCACGCTCGAACGCACCGCCGGCGACGACGTCACTCTCTCCGAGACGCTGGAGACCGGGCCGACCGTCGTCCTCATCAACCGCGGGACGTGGTGTTCGTTCTGCGCCGAACAACTGCAGACGTTCGACCAGGTCGCCTACGACCTCTGGTTCAACGACGGCGTGGACGTGGTCCCGATTGTCACAAGCGACCTCGGCGACGTGGTCGAGATGCGCGACCGGTTCGACTTCGACTTCCAATTAGCCGCCGACCCGGAGGGCGAGGTCGCTGAACAGTACAGCGGGACTGAAAAGACCAGCCACGGCGTGACTGGTATCGCCGGCACCTACGTCATCGACGAAGACGGTATCGTCCAGTACGAACAAGTCGCTGACCACCCGGCCGACCGGACCTACGGAAATTGGGTTCGGTACTTCATCCGCAACGACTACGAGGACGTCTTCGAGAGCTAA